The DNA sequence AAAACGTAAGTGAAAGCTTTCACAGCTCTACTGGCCAATTTCCTAACAAAGATTTCACGGTTGCACAAATGGTGCTTCAAAAGGACTCCAAAGACCGAGACTCCACACAATGCGCAGTCGCACCTTTTTAAATAAGGGTTTTGTATGACAGAATTTCTGGTGTTCTAAACAGCAATAACAGGTAAAGATAATAAAGGGCTGTAGATGCAATAAATGACAGTCGAGAAGAAGCTGACCGGAATGTTTTGAGTGTCGCGCCAGCAGCGGTTATCGAAAACATATAGtatcaaaacaaacagaaaaatgaagctGTGTGAATGAGCAGAGAGCAATTTCATAGAGAGAAAATACGTTACCCGGGGACACTTCCGGTCCGGTCGCTGCCATGTAATGACTTTCAGATTATAGAAAGTGTAAGCTACAATTCTCAACCtgttaaatgttttcactgagAAAGCGATGAAATAACTGGGCCGAGCTTCTTTACTGATGTTTAGCTTCCTCTTAGATCATGTGACCACCATGTGACTATGTCACGTGACGGTGTCTCCACGGGACTCTTTTCCCGCGTTGTTCGATTGTTTTtgacctatctatctatctatctatctatctatctatctatctatctatctatctatctatctatctatctatctaaactgaatgtgtctgtctgtctatttGCTCCTCAGACTTGCTCTTGAAAACACATATATTGTACTTGGAAATGAgtacatcatccatccatctttcccaATAAGGGTGTAATTattgtaactttttttttttttttttacaatgattCATACTGTCATCAATTCTTAGAGGTTTCTGATATACTGTCAAGTCTGTAGAAAATATCTGAAAAGTgtgatttttaaatttcattttcatgAAAACAACTACAGGCCTTAAAGTAAGGCCTACATCAATAAAACAagatttattttgcagttttgtGACTGTAGTGGGTCATTGATTGTAAAAATCCAGATTTAGTCAGCAATCTGCATGTATAAACCCAGTGTTATAAAGGCTTTATATACACCAGTTAAACTACTGTAGAAACTGTTCTGTGGTGGCTTGATATAATTTGTAGACAATCAGGTGTGTGAGTTGAGTGTATGGCTGAAGAGAATACAATtatgcacaacacttaattgtagccccaataacccagggttggcatatttgctctaactaatcatcctacctctggaatgtcttatttgcacatcttatttgcaccttatttttttcttcacactgtccgacactcctcctgtacataattttaatttctgtatatactgtacaatgtacatagcaatgtacataatatgcCCGTTAGAAACCTTACTGAAGTGTACATAAATGTAATGTCACATTTTAACCGAATCTTGTAAATAATGGAAGAATAGATCTATTGGTGTTTATTGTAATTATTGACAATTTATTTCCACTACAAATTATTATAATCGCTATTCAAGAACACAGATGAGTTGAAAATACAATAACACACGGTGAAACATTTCTGGTGCTTTATCGACCTTCCAATGCTTTGTCTCTAGTGATCACTGACTCATTGAATTTGATCATGAGTGTAGTGCCCTTGTGCCAGTGGACAGTGACCTTGGCAGGGAAGCCGCTGTGGGTGAGGATAGCCTCCACAATTCCTCCAGTGAAGGCCGCACAGTTCAAGGTGCTGTTCTCTTTAGGAACAGAGATAAACATGTTTACCAGCGGCTCCTTTTCAATAATGTAGTAGGTCTTATCATCGTCATTAGCCTGCTCGAGTTTGTCCGCCTCTTTGCCAAACAGGGCTTTCCAGATGGAAACCTGTGAAGCAGAGTTAACAGTAAATAAGATTTAATTTCATGCTATATTAAAGCTCATTAAAATTAATTCTTCAACAAATTAAAATTGTGGAAATTAAAAAGAGTTCGTTTTTCTTAGAAATGTCTCCTAGATTTTTCTATTTATAAAGAAAATTCACATTCCAACTCAAAAggtatatactgtgtgtgtgtgcgtgtatgcatgtgtgtgtatacacattCATATACACTGCAAATATACTCTGGCTACATTGTTAATTCTATGTGGATTGAAATATCAATctaattatttaaataaaaggtaTAGTTTCCTCTTTTTGGGTTAGTTGATGATGTTTTTGGCCAAATGTTTTACTAATAACAGAAATTATGTGTTTAACATTTTAGATCCAGTCAATGGAATGCTGAAAATGCTCTGAGATTATCATAATTAGCTTTTgcaaaaataattctaaaaatATGTCGGAAAAAGGGAATTAATCGAACAAATAATCAGCAGAACTGATCGTAGACTATTCGGATTTCTATTAGTCCGTTCAGCCTACCTTAATAAACAACAGTATATTCAGCACTTTCGTCTCCCTCTTCCCGTTCTTCTCCCTCAGCACCAGCACGTCCAGCAGACTGGCTCCCACTCGCTGTCCCAGTTCGGCCAGACGATTCTGTAGTTCGGTCACCGAGTACACCCGGCTCTGGCAGTACTGCACAACTTCCGAGAACAGCAGGGCGAATGCACTCACACTCACCTCCGTTTTAGGTCTACTCAGAGGCCGCTCCAAAATAGCCGATTTGCCTCTGGTGAAGCGAGTCTCCATTGTTAATGAACAGGAGCTGGAGCGATACAGAGAAACGGGAAACAGAACGCTAAGGTCAGCGGGCTAATGCTGActagaaacacaaacagcacaaaTATTAATGATCACGTGTAAGCAATATTTTTCAAATCCTCTAACTGTCATAAAAAGGCCATTTAAACCACAACATAGCCACTTACCCAGATTATCCTCTGGTACAGTATTTTATTTAACTTCCGGTTTTGACGAGACGTCATTCTTGTCACGTGATTCTccagttatttttcttcttcttcttcttctttgtcgtCTTCTTCTGTGAATTTCGAGCAGTACTTGTTTAATGTTACTAAATTGTTCTGCACAATCCGCCACATCTGATTTTAAAGGATTCATCCCTACACGTCATCAACCTAAAAACAGGAACAGTTTATCTTTCTGCAACTTTAATTAATATCTTTGTAATGACTGTTTGCGAGATCACAGATGATTGAACTTTATTGCGAAAAAGCAGATTAACACGTGGCACAGGATGGTAAACATTGATCAGGAATCTGCCTCTTTCGCTTCGTGTTAATGAAAAACCTTgcacaatgaaatgaaaaacaagtgCACAAGTACGTCATCTTTTATGTCTTTTATGTTAATCATTCTTCACATATTTAGTTGTTTGCGTGACACACTTGAACTTAATGTAGGTTAAATCAATATTTGAGGGTACAAACAGGACTCTTGACTTTTGGGACATAGCAGCAGACTCATGTCCATACACATAACTGTGTCTTCACTTTTGGCTGCTGGAACAATTTCCTCCCAAGTaactccttttttttgttttattgtacCATAAGTGCTTCGTATGGCAACAGCGAAATGCAACATGATTTTATTTGGACGGCAGTGTCTACTTCTGgctttgtctttgttctttGCTGTTCACAGTAGGCCAGCTGGTGAGTATTCTTTAAAGATACGTAAACCATTAGGCTTTAATACTTCATTGGATTAAATAGAGGGAAAACACTTTTGACCATAGGGGACATTTTCTTTGTACCTGACTGGATCAGTTGAGGGTTACTAATAACCTAATGATCTCACTCATTtgtaatgtaatttttttttttttaaaaagaaaaaacccccaaaacattAGTTTATTCATCTGACCTTACTGTGATCCTTCCTACTTCTTCTCTCTGCCAGTAACAAACTCTCCGCGTAACATGGAGAGATTCATCCAAGCAGTCAAGCAGGTTGAAGATTCCAACCCAGGTCTGTCTCCCCTGGCTCTTGTCAGGGCTTTGCGGAGGACTGCGGGTCATGACAACGAGATGACCATCCATTTCTTGGGCTCTTCGTACAATCTCAGTGTCGATGAGGTCCTGGACACAGCCATACTCAACACCTCATCCTTTAGTTTTTTTGACAAGGCCATTCACCATATTGTGACAAATTCTGGGGAGGAAAGAGGGGTGGTCCTCACGCCCGATGGCACCACAGTGGCTCTTTCCCCCTTGCTCCTTGGAATCGAATCAGGATTGAAAGCTAGGATGGATGGCGCACCACCTGCTGGGATCTTTCCCCTCACCTTAGGCAGGAGGCTAGGATTATCCTTCCTCAGCCTCCAAGACATCCCACCCTCTTATCGCCTTGGGCCGGATGGTTGTTGGGACAACGTAGAGCACCCCAGGGTGTTTAAACTCTCTCAGCCGGCCACTCTGGTGACTGATGCTATTATTAATGGAGGCATGGATGGACTTATACTAGGAATGGGCCTCAGTAACAATTCATCAGACCATCAAGCTCTCAGTGAGATTTTAAAAGGCTACTATAGTTTTACTTTATACGAAGGCCAAGGTCTCGATGTGGTAAACAGTCATATCAGTCCAAGGCGAAGGGAAGTTTCCAAGTCCATTCTGGAACCACTTGATCTTCACAGTTTAGTAATGGCCACACTCACACTCGTTTGGAAGTTGGAGAAAACAGAATGGATTGCTCTGGACAATGCCGTGGGGGAGGCCGTGAAAGATGGATTGCAAGCATTTATGCATAAATACTGGGGTGAGCTATAAAAATATAGTATCCGTTAgtgctgatttaaaaagaataacAATTTTGCTGCGGAGAAGGTTGGAAATAATTTCGGCAGAAATCAAATATGGGTGCATTTGGTGCCCTCTAGTGgagaatatattttttatatcgCAACTCGACCTTGAAGTTTTAAAATCAGTCCTTTCCTTATCTTTGAATTCTAGGAGAAAATGTTGATCTAAAGTATTTCCTGCAGTGATTTTATTAAGAGATTTATTTCTCCATTGGGTCCTCAGACTGCCCTTCGATCATCCCTCGTTGTCAGTGGGGGGCAGAAGCCCACCGAGGTACACCGATGCCATTGTCTCTGCCCCTCCCGTTCCTCTATGTTCACCACACATATGAGCCATCGTCGCCATGTTTGTCCTTCCCAAACTGCTCTCACGACATGCGGTCCATGCAGCGTTTCCACCAGGATGATCGTGGCTGGAACGACATTGGTTACAGGTATTGTTGGAAACACAGGTGTCAAGTCAGTGAAAGACAATGGACTCAACAGAACTTCTAtaacagtgtaaaaaaaaaagaaagaaaagatggaggatATGACAGCTTACCATAGAGACAGAGTtatctccatcacctccttcaTCATCGGTGCTCTTCACATACATTTCTCATTTACAAATTCGTTGTTAATCCTTAATAACAGTGTTAAACCCGTGTTAAAATGGCAAATGCTGTTCCATAGCATTCATACGTGCTCCAACATGTCAATTCGTCAAGTCCAGCCTCTGTACTCAGAATAGATTTGATGTTTTCTCAGATATTTTCATTgagttcttttattttgtacTGTATTGGACATCACAATCTGTGTTCTCAGCTTCGTGGTTGGCTCCGATGGATACATCTATGAAGGCAGAGGTTGGAACACCCTTGGCTCACACACCAGAGGCCACAATAGTTTAGGATATGGCGTATCGATCATCGGGAATTACACCGCCACTCTGCCGTCTCGGCATGCCATGGACCTGCTTCGCCACCGTCTAGTCCGCTGTGCAATAAGCAGGGGAGGATTGACTCCCAACTTCACCATCCACGGACACCGGCAGGTGGTGAACACCAGCTGTCCCGGAGATGCCTTCTTCTCAGAAATACAAAGCTGGGAGCACTTCGGCTATTGATTTGAACCCGTGATTTTAGTGAAATATTTTTCATCACATCAGTATTTTGAATGAGTTAAATGAGTTAACCCTGCAGAGTGCGGACTCAGAGAGGTAATCATGAAAGCATGTGAGTCTCTGCAAACACATGTATGATAGTAGTGTTGATGTGacaccttttcatttttttaaatttttttatttcaattatgGGTCAGACAGTATTGGAATAGTCCAACTATCTTTTGAATGTGTCAAATAAGTATAGAAATCCAGCTTGACTTGAGTTGCTGCTTTAAGAgtgaatgttttcttttatgaaCGGTCCCAGACCATAATTTCCAAACCCCAGAAAAGTCCTAACACAGGAACCAACCTTAACTGCGCTGTGATAGGTTTCTCTATATAGTAAAACTATAACTAAAGAGATCTTTGTACCTTTTGAGTAAAGAACGGTGAAGAACCGTACACCATTTTGAATACTCTGTTGAATCTGTCCCCAAATCCTCAAAATAATAGTAGAAGATCCCTTTTTGGGTCTAAATATCAAGTCTTATTACCTTTTCTTGATGGCTTCATTACCTTCAGAgtggggagggttagggttagggttagggttatgcacATATGCACATATGAGCAACGGTTGGGTGGGTCTAAAGTTGAAAATGTATCTCCTGTACACACATTCTGAAACTCCATTTATGGCTATCAAGGGGAGACAGATAGCGGTTTCATATACTCGATGTTATTTGCTTTCACTTCGCTGAAGGGTGGTTTTTCAGATAAACGGCTCCCATAGAAAAAAAGGATGATGGAAACTCAAAATGAAATCGAAAGTAACCAGTGCTATAAATGTGGCATCCTGCATGAGAGGACCACAAAGAACCGCACGGTCTGAAGAGGACAACAAGGAGAGGAAACCGCAAAGATGCGTGAGGATTTTACTTGCTCTTTTCTTGTCAATGGTCTGTTTATACTTTCACATCTGTCAagggtgctcacattttttcaaCATGCGaactacttacaaaatgaccaagtcaaaatgatctacccaccacaaaaatgcgaaacatctaattattttaaaatgtattgaggattgtttgtatgttgatgtaccttgcataaccgaatgagccaatacaaaaaacacataataattaactattaacatcattttgtaattgcttgagtttactttgatgacttgcactgaatttCATCAGGCAGGGATGCATAGTCCAgacagtagctgctgacagccagtctcaagcacacttccaaatgtacatcagtcatggtggaagtatttggacttaataatcttcatgtaCTTTATAATCTTCAACGCACTTCGAAAATGACATCgtggaaaaaaaagtccacctcccattccgtaTGAAAGTGGTCCGCTCcctcattttgatgaccataagcttcagcgatggcttaaaatcagaggtaattcgctGAGTAGCTTAGCgcttagcgccgttgtttgcgcaTGCGCGGCGACCTAACGGTAGTGGTGGGCAAGTGAAGCTtgatgaagcactgaggctttcctcACAATTGTGCCGaacaagattcaaagcttcaagacttcagtgatggtgacatctggtggacaactgaagccatagcaacctctaaagagcacgactgaagcactggcactgtttcaaacccatgacaccaataaaagttcattgtATATATGGGATGCACAGATACTTGCATGCAGCTTTCCGCAGCATAGGATATAAAGTCTTTCGTGCCACCCAGTACTTCAAGAGATCCTCAGCTCTTGTCAGAATTTGTTGTTTCAAATATCTATGACACAGACTGTAAGACAATGAATGAgtaaaaaaaactgatgtttcaacacaacatctacaataattagacacacacatacatatatacagtatatatacgtatatatttAGCTTACTGTCAGGATCTCAGTGTTGACAGGGTCATGATTGTCATCATGCCGAGCACGCAAGCGTCTCAGCATAGATGATGTGTTGTTGCCGTAAGACAACTCTTGTGTGCATTGCAAACACCGCACTTACAAGCAATTGTAATTTTGAGAcccatttaaaaactaaaaatacaattcaattaTGGAAACATAAAATGTATGCTATGAACTGCATTATACCTTATTTGGTGCTATGACatcaaaatgatcccaaactTTAGAACGTCActtattggtggtactcgccaagaaacttgccaaaatactctaactctaactctaactctcactctccaaatctctatctcctcacaacccaacaattttgAAGCATAATAATGCATCTCATATACTCAAATCTGTCATTGGCTCAGAATGTACTGAAACGCCATGAGCCAATGACACGCACGGAAAGActgagccaatgaaaggcttcgaaacattttgaagcaataAAGCGAAACAGCGAGCTTCAGACGTCATCGGTCACGTGACACCAGTGTTTTGATACAAGCTCCGACACAGCGTTTCGAATCACTCTGCTTCAGGAAGAGTGACACGAGCTCCAAAGACTTggtatcatttgcccatcaagacctaaaggtcaaaattcagttgccatctgactggttgccctgtatataaatcaagtgacgggatgaatgataggctgatattttttaatgtcacgccgcgatcgaccggaagatcgcgatcgacgtaatgagcacccctgacATCTGTTATCTGCCTCCTCTGTGCCTTTGTTTACTGGTAGAAACCTAAAGTACTCTCTCACTGCAACCACTGCCTCTGAAAGACTGCTTGAAAAGATGGGGTAGCTTCTTTGTATTCCACTTTACAAACTGACAATATCTGAATGAACCCTTGTAGCTTACGGAAACATAATGAGCATAGAAACAAGCGGTGCCTCCGCTACGACGGCTGCGGGGGACAGACTTGGGCCAGGTAAGCGAATATTACCCGATTAGCTTAGAAAAGCATGTAAAGTTCCTTTTACATCATTCCTGAACCAGATTGTAAAAACTCAAATCTCACTCTGTGCTATTTCTGCCAAAGGCATACAAGGCTCGCGCGAAATGGCAAGGATTGACTTGGAGAGAATGAAAAAGTACAAGAGCATTATCAGACAAGCTGGACAGAAGTGTGATGTAGATCCAGCTCTCATTGCTGGCATCATCTCCAGAGAGTCCAGGGCTGGAAATCAGCTGGTTAATGGCCGGGGAGATCACGGCAGGGCCTTTGGACTGATGCAGGTAGGATCAAACGCTGCTGCTTCATTTGTGTCTCCTAAGAAAAGCTTCACCTTCATTCATTGTTGATCTGGTTTCTGCAGATTGATCCCCAAAATAGTGgaattacaccagttggaagtTGGGACAGTGTGGAACACCTGATCCAGGCCACCAAAATCCTGCTCTCTTTCATCGACGTGATCAAGAACAAATTTCCCAGCTGGAATGCAAACCAGCATCTGAAAGGTTTGTTGACCGACTGACACAAATCTCCGCTCCTGACCGTTTCCTGCCTCCTCATGTGTGATCATCTCTGCAGGAGCTATAGCCGCCTACAACATGGGTGATCAAAATGTCCGCTCCTATGAAACCGTTGATGCCGCCACAACTGGGCGGGATTACTCCAACGATGTCGTTGCCAGAGCTCAGTGGTACAAGCGCAACATGAGCTTTTAAGCCAGGAAGGTGTCCGGAGTCACAGACGAAGCAGCTCGACTGCTCCACCAAAGCCAAATAAAAGGCATCTAACCTTAACAAACGCACTCTTGGTGTGGGTCTTTGTCTTCAATTTGACTTCAGTCATTTTACATCCTGAATATTTGATCAGGACAC is a window from the Takifugu rubripes chromosome 17, fTakRub1.2, whole genome shotgun sequence genome containing:
- the trappc5 gene encoding trafficking protein particle complex subunit 5; protein product: METRFTRGKSAILERPLSRPKTEVSVSAFALLFSEVVQYCQSRVYSVTELQNRLAELGQRVGASLLDVLVLREKNGKRETKVLNILLFIKVSIWKALFGKEADKLEQANDDDKTYYIIEKEPLVNMFISVPKENSTLNCAAFTGGIVEAILTHSGFPAKVTVHWHKGTTLMIKFNESVITRDKALEGR
- the LOC101068766 gene encoding lysozyme g-like, whose translation is MPYGNIMSIETSGASATTAAGDRLGPGIQGSREMARIDLERMKKYKSIIRQAGQKCDVDPALIAGIISRESRAGNQLVNGRGDHGRAFGLMQIDPQNSGITPVGSWDSVEHLIQATKILLSFIDVIKNKFPSWNANQHLKGAIAAYNMGDQNVRSYETVDAATTGRDYSNDVVARAQWYKRNMSF
- the pglyrp2 gene encoding N-acetylmuramoyl-L-alanine amidase encodes the protein MATAKCNMILFGRQCLLLALSLFFAVHSRPAVTNSPRNMERFIQAVKQVEDSNPGLSPLALVRALRRTAGHDNEMTIHFLGSSYNLSVDEVLDTAILNTSSFSFFDKAIHHIVTNSGEERGVVLTPDGTTVALSPLLLGIESGLKARMDGAPPAGIFPLTLGRRLGLSFLSLQDIPPSYRLGPDGCWDNVEHPRVFKLSQPATLVTDAIINGGMDGLILGMGLSNNSSDHQALSEILKGYYSFTLYEGQGLDVVNSHISPRRREVSKSILEPLDLHSLVMATLTLVWKLEKTEWIALDNAVGEAVKDGLQAFMHKYWDCPSIIPRCQWGAEAHRGTPMPLSLPLPFLYVHHTYEPSSPCLSFPNCSHDMRSMQRFHQDDRGWNDIGYSFVVGSDGYIYEGRGWNTLGSHTRGHNSLGYGVSIIGNYTATLPSRHAMDLLRHRLVRCAISRGGLTPNFTIHGHRQVVNTSCPGDAFFSEIQSWEHFGY